The Duganella sp. BuS-21 sequence TCCGAAGTACGCGGCCCGGTGGAAGAGATCGTCGCCAAGACGCTGTCGGACTACCTGCAGGAAAAACCGAACGACGCCAAAATCATCTGCGGCAAGATCGTCGAAGCGGCGCGCGCGCGCGAAGCGGCCCGCAAGGCGCGCGACCTGACCCGCCGCAAAGGCGTGATGGACGGCCTGGGCCTGTCCTCGAAACTGGCCGACTGCCAGGAACGCGACCCGGCGCTGTGCGAACTGTACATCGTCGAGGGTGACTCCGCAGGCGGCTCCGCCAAGCAGGGCCGCGACCGCAAGTTCCAGGCGATCCTGCCATTGCGCGGTAAAGTGCTGAACGTTGAAAAGGCACGCTTCGAAAAAATGCTGTCGTCGGAACAGATCACCACCCTGATCGCCACGCTGGGCACCTCGATCGGCCCGGACGAATTCAATGTTGAAAAGCTGCGCTACCACCGCATCATCATCATGACCGATGCGGACGTCGACGGCGCCCACATCCGCACCCTGCTGCTGACGCTGTTCTATCGCCAGATGCCTGAGCTGGTGGAACGCGGCCACATCTACATCGCCCAGCCGCCGCTGTACAAAGTGAAGGCCGGCCGCGACGAGCGCTACCTGAAGGACGATGCGGAAGAAGCCGGCTACATGATGAACGTCGCGCTGAGCAGCGCCGTGCTGACCCCGCGCGAAGGCGCCGATCCGATCCAGGGCGAAGCGCTGGGCGAGCTGGTGCGCAAGTTCAACCTGTCCAACGTCATCATGACGCGCTTGACGCGCGTGATCGACCGCGCCGCGCTGACCGCCATCATGACCGGCGTCACGCTGGACATGAGCACGCAGGAAGCGTCGGAAGCGTCGGCCCGCGCGCTGCAGGCCAACATCAACGACATCGCGGTGAAAGTCACGGTGCGTTCGGACGAGCTGAACGAACAACACCAGCTGCGCATCGAGCGTATGCACCACGGCAATATCAAAGTCAGCACCATCGACGCCGACTTCGTGGAAAGCGCCGACTACCGCGTGCTGGCCGAAGCCGCCGCCACCTTCACCGGCCTGATCGGCGAAGGCGCCTACGTGCGCCGCGGCGAAGGCGAGCGCACCAAGGAATCGGCCGTGGTCGACTTCCACCAGGCGATGCAGTGGCTGCGTGATGAGGCGGAACGTGTGGTGTCCAAACAGCGCTACAAAGGACTGGGCGAGATGAACCCGGACCAACTGTGGGAAACCACCATGGACCCAACCGTGCGCCGCTTGCTGAAGGTGCAGATCGAAGACGCGATTGCAGCGGACCAGATCTTCACCACGCTGATGGGCGACGATGTTGAGCCGCGCCGGGCGTTCATTGAGATGAATGCGCTGCGGGCGGGGAATATCGACGTTTAATAAACAACTTAGACACGAGACTGGATCGATTACCTATAAAGTTCCGGCCTTAGTAGTAACTAATGCAAAATGCCAGCCTAATCAGCTGGCATTTTTTATATTAAACAATGTTTCGAGGTAAGATAAGTTTACGCACCCCAGACTACTTGCATCGACAATTCGTCCTCGCATCTGCAGACCGAGACATCATAATAATGACATCGACCATCGCATACTACGATCAAAACTCAACTAGTTTTTTTAGCAGTACGATCAATATCGACATGTCTATCTTGCATAATCTGTTTTTATCCGTGCTACATCCCGGTGCGCAGATATTGGACGCTGGCTGTGGCTCCGGTAGAGATACCAAAGCATTTCTCGACAAGGGATACCGTGTTACCGCTTTCGACGCATCAGAAGAGCTCGTTCGTTTAGCCTCAGAACACACAAACATTGACGTTCAAGTACGCAGCTTTTTCGATGTGAAGGAGCAGTCAAGCTACGACGGAATTTGGGCTTGTGCCAGTTTATTACACGTTCCTCAATCAGAATTGCCGCAAGCACTGCAGGCTCTCTGGAGCGCTCTTAAACCCGGCGGAGCGTTCTATCTAAGCTTCAAGCTTGGGACAAGCGAGCGCGTACAAGATGGACGCCATTTCACCGATGTAGACGAGCCACAACTACGTGCATGGTTGAGTGTATTGGCGGATGTCGAGAGCATCGAATGCTGGCTGTCGGCAGACGCGCGTCCAGGCCGAACGGAACAATGGTTGAATGCCCTCGTCATCCGTGCGCATACGACAAAAGACAATCTCATCACAGGCGGTGATGATCCATTCTTACCTCATCTCAGCACAGCAATTAACCAAGCTTCAGATGTTGATCTGGCGGTCGCCTTCGTGAAGACGACGGGATTGCGCCTGTTACTTCCAGACCTGCATAGCGCACTCAAAGGCGACGACGAATTACAACGCCAACCCGCGCGTGTTCGCGTACTGACGAGCGACTATCTTGACGTCACGGATCCTGAAGCGCTTCGGCTGCTGATGCTGCTTCAAGCGCAAGGCGCACAAGTGAAAGTTTACGAATCCGCCGGTAGTAGTTTTCACCTCAAAGCCTACCTATTCGCTCAACACAACGGCGCCGATGGCCTAGTCGGCACTGCATTTATTGGCTCCAGCAATATCAGCAGACAAGCACTCACAAATGGTCTTGAATGGAACTACCGTATTGACTACCCTGGCGACGATGGTTTCCTTGAAGCTCGCTCGCGGTTTGAGGAGTTGTTCGTCAATCCTCGTAGCACCCCACTGACCGACGCGTGGATAGCTCAGTATGAAGCTCGCAGAGTGCCGCTGCCGATGGCGGTTGCGCCGGGAAGCTTGGAACAAGACCCGCCTCCGGTTCCGTCACCCGTACAAACCGAGGCGCTGTTCGCATTGCGGGAAACACGGGACGAGGGTTTCAGTCGGGGCCTGGTGGTACTGGCCACCGGGCTGGGTAAAACGTGGCTCGCCGCATTCGATGCGGCGCAGCTCGGAGCTCGACGCATACTGTTCGTTGCGCATCGCGAAGAGATCCTAAATCAAGCGGCAGAGACCTTCCTTAGAATTCGCCCCAATGCGCGAGTTGGTTTTTATGCAGGAAAAATACGTGACGTCGAGGTAGATGTATTATGCGCATCGGTCCAGACATTAGGCCGCGAAGTACATCTTGAACGATTCGCCCCAGATCATTTCGACTACATCGTCGTTGATGAGTTCCACCATGCCGCTGCGGTGACTTACCGTCGCCTGCTGGCATACTTCTCACCGCGATTCCTTCTCGGGCTGACAGCAACACCAGACCGTTCCGACCAATCCAATATCTTGTCGCTGTGCGACGATAACCTGGTATTCACGCGTAAGCTGTTCGATGGCATTAATTCCAAACTCTTGGTGCCTTTCCATTACTACGGCATTTTCGACAGCTCTGTGGACTATACTGAGATACCGTGGCGTAGTGGCCGATTCGATCCCGAGCAGTTGTCCAATAAATTAGCGACGCTGGCACGCGCTAAGCACGCGCTCGCTGAATGGCAGCGGCGCAAGCAAGCGCGTACCCTCGCGTTTTGTGTCTCCATCGCGCACGCCGAGTTCATGGCGTTCCAGTTTGACAAAGCCGGCGTCGCGTGTGCTGCGGTCTATGCAGGATCGAAATTAAGCCGCGCGGATGCGCTTGAACGATTGCGTGATGGCCGCTTGGCGATCATTTTTTCCGTTGATCTATTCAACGAGGGCGTCGACTTGCCAGCCATCGATACGGTGATGATGCTGCGGCCAACCGAGTCCAAGATATTATTCCTTCAGCAGCTAGGCCGAGGCTTACGTAAGAGCGACGGCAAGGCGCATTTGGTTGTACTCGATTTCATCGGCAATCATAAAAGCTTTTTGCACAAGCCCCAGGCCCTTTTCGAGATCGACTCCGGCTACAAGAAACTTGCAGACTTTGCGCGTAAAGTAGAAGCGAACAAACTATCGCTGCCAGAAGGCTGTTTCGTCAATTACGATTTGGAACTGATTGAGTTTCTTAAGTCGCTGGACAGCGATGGCATCAAAAACGAATACGCAGCTCTGCGAGACAGCTTTAGCAGACGGCCGACACTCGCGGAATTTTATCGATCCGGTGCCAGCATGCCGTCTATGCGGAAAGACTATGGTGACTGGTTCTCGCTGGTAGATGCGATGAGTGATCTTGATGTTGACGATCAACAGATCGCAAGAGCACATCAGGCATTCTTGCGTGAGTTGGAAACCACCGCCATGACGAAGAGCTTCAAAATGGTGCTGCTTGAAGCTTTTCAGGAGCTTGAAGGATGGGAATCTCAGCCAACCACAACAGCACTCGCAGACCGCTCGTGGCAAGTGTTGCAACGTCGGCGGGCGCTGCTCGGTGATTTACCTCAGGCCCAGCGCAACTTACAAGATGGTGCGAGTGAAGCCTGGCATCGTTACTGGTTGGACAACCCGATCAATGCGTGGGCCGGTGGCAATAGCTCTGCTGAAAAAAAAGCCTACTTCCGAGTCAAGAATGGCGAGTTCCACCCGACCTTTGAGCTGTCCTCCAGCAACACGACCACTTTCGGGTTGATGGTTCAAGAGCTTGTCGATTATAGGCTGGCAGCATATGAAATCAGGCGCACGAGTGCGGAAGTACCCGATAACGTGTTTCCCTTTAACCGCAACGCCAAAATCAACGTCGGAACCGAACTTCCCTATTTCCCGAATCTCAAGATCGCTTGTGGGCATTTCAAAACCGGGACCGCAGATGCGGAGGAATATCGAGTTCTGGGATCGGATTATGGCCAATTGGATGGGCAACGACACTTCATCGCGCGCGCATCCGGCAATTCCATGAACGGAGGGAAGCACCCTGTTCAGGATGGAGATTACCTTCTGCTTGAGCATGTTTCGCCAACCAATGCAGGGGCCATTACCGGTTCGATTATGGCAATAGAACGTCCAGACGAATACGGTGATGGCTTCCAATATCTGCTTCGCCATGTGGTGAAGGCTGCGGATGGTGGCTACGTTTTGCGAGCCACCAATCCGGACTACGAAGATATGCTGGCCACAGACGAAATGCATACGCTCGCTCGATTGAAAGCTGTGATTAGTCCGCTTGATCTGGCAGTGGGCCAGTCATTTTTACGTGAGGACATTGCGCCACTCTTCGGTGAAACCTACAGCATAGGCAATTGGAATGCGGGGCACGTGACGCTAACGAAGCAAAACGCCATAGTGCTCCTGGTCACCGTCAACAAGCAGGGAAAGGCTGTGGACCATCGATATCTCGATCACTGGATCGATGAAGGCACTTTCCACTGGCAGAGTCAAAACTCTAGTTCACCAAGTAATAAGAAAGGCAAGGACATCCTTGAGCACGAAGCAAACGGCGTGGGGATACATTTGTTCGTGCGAGAGTCCAAGCTTGAAAACGGTAAGGGGGCACCGTTCGTTTATCATGGGAAGGTTCAGTATCAAAGCCATACAGGCAGCAATCCTATGAGCGTGATCTTTAAACTTATGGAATGAGTGGAGCCGCTGCGGAACCCAGGAAGCCGCGCAATTTTTCCTCCAGCACTTCGCGGTCGTTAAGTTCGCACTCCCATACTACGTGAACCTGCCAGCCGGCTTGCGTTAGGGTCGCAAAGTTGCGTTCGTCACGTGTTTTATTGCCGTTGAGTTTTTCACTCCAGAACTCGACGCGGGATTTAGGCATCCACTACCGGCTGCAGTTGTCGTGACGATGCCAAAAGCAACCGTGGACGAAGATCACCTTTTTTCGCGAAGGGAACACAAGTCCAGGGAGTCTGGAAGATTGCACACATGCAGGCGATAGCGGTCGCCGGCGGCGAAGACCAACTTGCGCACGATGAGTTCCGGCTGGGTGTTCTTGCCACGCACGCGCGCCATGAGGGCGCTCCTCGTTGCCTGATCTATGAAATCGACCATCTCTTCCGAGCTCCGCTCCGAGTGACCATAGCAAGATCGCAGCTATCGCAGATTATTCAAGAGCGTATTGACAATAGACAAACCGGCTGCATTGAATGCTGTATAAAAATACAGTAAAATTGGCAAAGATCCTGTTCAGCCGCTGTTCTGAGACTGCTGTCTTGTTCTAGCGATCTGGATCGCTCGTATGGGTTCCCGCTTTCGCGGGAACGACGTGGGCTGGGCTGGTTGGTTGCGGTCATGCATTGCTTTATACTGCTGCAGTCCCGCCTGGCCAGCATCGCTCAACCGGGAGACTTTGCGCTAACAGATTCTCGAGTCTGGTTGGAGCCACACTGATTCAATCCGATCATATTCAAAACACCATGTACAAGCAGCCCCTCACCTCCGCGCGTCACGAAGAACACCTACTGCTTGCGCCGCGCGCTCTGGAGTCGATTGAGCTTTTCGCCGGCGCGGGCGGCTTGGCGTTGGGGTTCTCCAGCAAGAACGTGCAGCACCGCGCGGTGGTCGAGTGGAACACGCATGCGTGCAACACCATCCGCCACAACAAGCTGCACAAAGTGGAACCGATCAGCCATTGGCCGGATGTGACGGAAGGCGACGTCAAGAATTTCAAGTACGGCGCTTACGAGGGCATCGACCTGATCACCGGCGGGCCGCCTTGCCAGCCTTTCTCTATGGGCGGCAAGCATGGCGGCTTCCTGGACGAGCGGGACATGTTCCCGCAGGCGATACGCGCCGTGCGCGAGGCGCGGCCGCGCGCGTTTGTCTTTGAGAATGTGCAGGGCCTGACGCGCGTCGCCTTCGCCGATTACTTCGACTATATTCTGCTGCAGCTGGAGTTTCCTTCGCTGACCGCGAAGCCGAAGGAGCAATGGGGCGATCATCTGGCCCGTTTGCGGAAGTGGAAGCAGAAGCCTGGCACCGTCAGCGAGTATCGCGTGACGTTCAAGCTGGTGAATGCGGCGAACTACGGCGTCCCTCAAAAGCGCATGCGCGTGTTCTTTGTCGGCTTCCGCGCGGACCAGGACAAGCTGTGGCAAGCCCCCGACGAGACGCACAGCAACGATGCGCTGTTGCTCTCGCAATGGGGATCGGGCGACTACTGGGACCGGCATAAAGTGGCGGCTCGGCACCGCCCCTCCAAGCCCGATGGGATTGAGAACAAGATCCGCAAGCTGATCGATTCGGACTTCGGCAGCAACGTGCTCGCCTGGCGAACTGTTCGGGATGCCATTTGCGATCTGCCGGACCCGGAGCGCTTTCCGGGCAAGGTGCAGGCGCATCGCTTCCAGCCTGGCGCGCGCACGTATGTCGGCCACACCGGCAGTCCGATGGATGAGCCGGCGAAGGCGTTGAAGGCCGGCGACCATGGCGTGCCCGGCGGCGAGAACATGCTGCGGCGGGTGGATGGATCGGTACGCTATTTCACCGTGCGCGAGTCGGCCCGTATTCAGACTTTCCCCGATACGTTCCTGTTTGAGGGAACCTGGTCGGAAATCATGCGTCAGCTGGGCAACGCGGTGCCGGTACGGTTGGCGGCGGTTATCGCGGAAAGCGTTTGCGGTCAGCTAAGGGCTTAGACGGTTTACGCTTTCAAGGATTGATTTCTTCGCCGTGCGGGTAGTGCTTGGAGGTTTCATACAACACCATGCCGTAGCTAATGATGGCGCCCTTCCAACCACTGCCCAAGAAACTTACGATCACTTTCAGCAGCGATCTGGCGCGTCTGTCTTCGCCGCCGAGAACAATAGTGCGCTCCAGCGCTTCCGCAGGGATGTTGTAGCGGAAAACGTAAGGCAGTTGCTCCTTCATCGTCGAGACCACGTCTCTTAGCTTGATTGCTCCGCTCTCATCCGTTTTTAGCTCAATGGGATATTCATCGATGATCGGGTAGGCTTGGTCAAATGGTCCAGGCTTGGTGGTGTCGCGTTCCTTACCCGGATCTTTCGGACCGAATCCGCCGCCATTCCACATGTCTTGGTGTTCCTGCTTGAACATTGAGATGAGAATGTCCTCGTTTGCGGCTGTGCTCATGCTCTTATCGAGCAGTAGCGTTTTGTAGCCGATCAAGTCGAGGTCGATGCCTTTGCGGCCGGAAAGCTTGGTCAAGTGCTGGCCGAGTCGATCGCTGACGTTGTTGGCCTTGCCCACATACTTCGGAACACCTCCGTAATGAATCACGTACACTCCATGCTGGGAGTCGTTCTCCCGTTGATATTGCGCCAATTCCGATAGCGATTTTTTGTTAAGGATGGTTTCGTCCAAGCCCTCGAGCTTTTCTTTGAGCTGGAGAGAGACGGTTGTGAGGAAGTCGAAAACGTAGAGGGAATGCAATGAGGCCAGCCTTTCGTCCGTGGTGCGAAATGTGGAAATGCTGGGTTATGCTACCTCATCGTTCTGCGCCAAGGAAGTCTTCAAGACGACGAGAATGTTCCTAGCGTAGAGATAAGGGCGGCTCCACAGCTGGTCTTGTCGCCGTCATAGGCGACGGCCTTACCATTAATTTGATGTTTAAAGTTTCCCCTAACAATTACGCAGTTCTGGTGCCCCGTGATCGGACAGATACACTTGTCTCCGACTAGCGCAACCGGTTTGCCGCTGACGGTAAAGTGGGGCGCACCGCTCTCGAGAACTTTACCGCCATGGGAAGTGGGATCGCCGAGTCTTACTACATTTGGCATTTGAAGCTCCTGAAGTAAATAAACAAGTCATCGCACAGGGCGACGACGCAGGCTGGACGATATTTTTTCCCACAAAGCCAGTGCTTCAGCATCGGACAAACTGGAATTGACAGGCTCACCTGGTCGGCCAAGACCAGTATCAAGTTCTAACACCAGACTTGGCAGGTAAACATCGCTGTTACTAGCAAGAGACTCCCACATAAAGCCGTGTGCTTTGGTGCCATTTTCTTCCCGCACGCGCTGAAGCACCTCTTCTCCCGCTACGCCATTTATCGTGCGCGGGCCGACATGAAAATCGTGGAAGTTCAGTGGATGTTCTCGTTGTATAGGGCTATTTTCATGTCTCTGCAACAAAGTTCTATGGATGTTGATCCCGGCGGAAGAGCTCAAGGAAAGCGCTAAGTCAGGTTGCTCTTCTGTTCCTAGAAACACAGATACATATTCGTAACTCTCTATCGTTAGAGGATCAAGAATAAGTCCGTGGTCAAAGCAAAAGCCTGATTCCGAAGGAATTTCCGACTCGGAAACTGATCGAAGTTGAAGTAGGATCTTCTCAAGTTCATCAATTTTCGAAGGGTCTCGAAATTCCGCCTGAAACTCATAACTAACACCGTTTGATCTAGCGAGTGCATCTATCGCTACTGATTCTGAAATGATCTCCTTGCCAGACCTCATCAGCGTGCTCCACTTTCGATCGAAAAGAAAAATGCTTCCCTTCACATGTTCATTGCTAACGTCACGAAAAATCTCAAGCGAAGCGCCGCCACGTTCATTTTTTAGGGCGTCTAGCGAGCCTTTTTTTTGTCGAACGCGGGCGTAAAACTCCTCATTGCTTTCTTGGGTCGTTGACACATTCCAACCCGAGACTCTGGCGGGCCGATAGCTAACGACAGCATACAGTGGGACATCCAAAACGAAGCGCCCAACGCATACAGATTTCATCGGCAATACCTTAATCGCGTCACTCATTTTTTTTTCCTCCGATTCGTGATGCCTCCACCATAATTTCGCTAGTGCACACGCTGCCAAAACAACGACAAGAATGATTGTTATGCGACGGGCCTTCATATAGCCCTCTGCAGAAGCTTTACGATGAGGTGCTGTGTTAAAGCCAGCATCGCCTTGCTCTTATACGCGCCTTGATGTTCATAGCCAGCAGTCCGGAAAACATGTGGAATATTCCCAGCCGGTCCATCACCCGATGTGGACGGCACCGTGCCGTCACCCTTTTCATTCTGGCTGCTGGGTTCAAAAAACAACATGGGCCCTTTCGTGATTGTCACGTTCCGCGCGCCACTGAAAGTATGGCTATCGATGGTTCCAGTTTGGAGCTTAGGAGGAGAAACAGCCGTGCTGGCCATGGCAATCCAATGACACTTACCGAACGAAAGTTGATGAGGATCTGCACAATAGAATGCTGCACTATTGGGGTGGTAGTAAGTACCGAGCAGCTTCGTATGAAACCTCTCAGCTTGCTCGATAGCTTTCTCAACTCGCTCTTCTATCACATCGGGAAATTTTCTCGCCGGATCGGCCAATCGTATGTTGATTGCGCGATACCAGCATTCAAAATCTCTATAGAATTTGTAAGGATTTTTGTCCGGAAAATTAAGCTCCACGGTGTATGGCTCTGCCGGAAGATTTATCTGCGCGAAGAGCCACTTCGGATAAAGGTGGTTAGGCAACAACTCTAACGGCCCTGGAGAAAGGGCAAGAACCGGGGTAGTCTCATCTGTGGTGCTACCCGCGATTTCCGCGAATTTTTCCATCGCATAGTTATCGAGCATCCCTTTACTTGGGCTTCTAGATTCAGTCCCGCAAGCCAACCTCCTATAACAGGCAGGCGCTCCCCATGCAGGCATCACGCCATGCATGTCAGCAGCGGTTGTAAACTGATACACAGCAGCGATTGAAAACTGATACACCGATTTGAGAAGATGGCTGCTTTGCGGAGCAGCCTTGAAACCCAACGAGGTGTGTGTGGAAATTCAGTTATTGAGCAAGCATGGGTTGAGTCTGCGGCGGATCGCGGCCGAAGTGGGATGCGCGGTGAACACGGTGCGGCGGCACCTGGCGCTAAAGGCAGTACCGAAATACGAACGCAAGGTAAAACGGCCGAGCAAGCTGGCGCCATATGAGGCCTATCTGCGGGAGCGGCAGACGGCGGCGCAGCCGAACTGGATACCTGCGAGCGTGTTGCACCTTGAGATCGCCGAGCGTGGTTACCAGGGCGGGCTGAGCCAGTTGCGCGCGTTCATGCGCTCGCTGCGGCCGACGTTGCCGGTCGAGCCGGTAGTGCGCTTCGAAACCGAGATGGGTGAGCAGTTGCAGGTCGACTGGGTCGAGTTCCGCAAAGGCAGCGCGCCGCTGCACGCGTTCTGCGCCACGATGGGCTACAGCCGCGCCAGCTATGTCGAGTTCGTCAGCGACATGAAGGTGGCCACGCTGATCGGCTGCCATGAACGCGCCTTCGCTGCATTCGGCGGCGTGCCGCGCAAGGTCCTGTACGACAACATGAAGACGGTCGTTATCGAGCGCGACGTATACGGCGAAGGCGTTCACCGTTACCACGCCGGCTTCCTCGACTTCGCCAAGCACAGCGGCTTCAGGATCAAACTGTGCCAGCCCTACCGGGCCCAGACCAAGGGCAAGGTTGAGCGCTTCAACGGCTATCTGCGCAGGTCGTTCTATGTGCCGCTGGCAAGTCGCCTGGGCCAGAGCGGATTGCAGCTCGACGTCGTCACTGCGAATGTTGAGGTAGCACGCTGGCTGCGCGAAGTCGCCAACGAACGGGTGCATGGCACGACGCAGCAGAAACCGGCCGAGCGAATGGCAAAAGAAGTCCCCCACCTACAGGCGCTGGCAGTGCCGTGGCGGGGTGATATCGCTGCCGCGCGGCCGCAGGCAGCGGCGCCGGAACCACCCGCGCCACGCCCGGCGATCGTGATTGAGCGTATCGCCGAAGTGGCGCCGGCGCAGCACCCGCTGGCGGTCTATGAACAGCTGCTGATGAACGTTACGCAGGGAGTACCGGCATGAATCTGCAACACGAACGCATCACTGAATTGTGCGAGGCGCTCAAGCTGTCCTTCGTGGCGCAAAGCTACGGTGCGGCAGCACAGCAGGCTGCCAAGGACGAGATGGCATACAGCGACTTCCTGGAGGCGTTGCTGCGCGAAGAAATGGCGGGACGAACGGTACGCAAGCAAACCATGATGACGCGCCTGGCCGGTTTCCCTGCGATCAAAACGCTGGAGCAGTTCAACTATGACTTCGCCAAGGGCGTCAAACGCAGCCAGATCGAGGAGCTGGCCGGACTGGGCTTCATTGAGCGTAACGAGAACGTGGTGCTGGTCGGGCCGAGTGGCGTGGGCAAGACCCACCTGGCGATGGCGTTGGGCTACAAGGCTACTCAGGCTGGCATCAAGACGCGCTTCATGACGGCATCTGACCTGCTGCTGACGCTGACGACGGCGCACGCGCAAAACAGTTTGAAGACGGTGATGCATCGAACCATCAAGACATACCGGCTGCTCATCATCGATGAAATTGGCTATCTGCCGATGAACCGTGAGCAGGCCAACCTGTTTTTCCAGGTGATCGCGGCGCTGTATGAAAAAGGTAGCCTGATCGTGACAAGCAACCTGCCGTTCGGCCAATGGGACGCCACGTTTGCGCAAGACGCGACGTTGACGGCAGCGCTGCTGGATCGGTTGCTGCACCACGCGCACATCGTGCCTATCGCCGGTGAAAGCTACCGGCTCAAGCACCAGCGACAGGCCGGTACCGTCAAGGGTATCAGCGCCGGCAACGCTGGCTGAAAGGGTTATGAAAAGAGATAAAATCCAGCGTGTGCTGGTGACGGAGGTGTATCAGTTTTAAATCGCTGCGGGCGTCAAAACTGTATCAGTTTTCAATCGCTGTTGACAATGCACAACGCCCACTATTTTCTCTGGAATTTTTCTTGCACAAGCGCGCGCCACTAGCCCCCCCATGGAGTGGGTGACTAACATGACCTTGCTGCACTGATGCTGTTTTTCTCCCCAATATGCAATGATCGATTCGATCCGCTCCCGTAAGTGCTCCGCAGATCTTTCATTCGACTGTAGCCAGTTATACCCAAAGCCATAGACGGGGTATTGGTAAGCAGAGAACTTCTTTAACTCCTCTTCAGAGATGGGGCTGCCGATACCATCAGGCGTGGTACCCCAATCTTTGCGATCAAAGTCATTGATGACGATCCAGGCCGACTTCATCTCGACTTTTTCTGGCGAAATCTTGAAAGTGCTATTAAGATTTTTCTCCAATACAGAAAGCAAACTGCCATAGCTGCCAGCGTGGATTTCCCCCCAGCCACGGGCTCTACAGGCATTCTCATTAATAGTTTCTGGTATGTCGCTGATCGCGCCACCAGGGTCAACCTCCAAAGTATCCCCATCAAGAATCTGCTGACGGATTGAGGGATCACGTTGGCTCCATTTTTGCGCCTCTTTGTAGCCTGCTACTTTTCCGTTTGGGGGACGCCAAGCCGCTTCACCCGGTTTCAGCACTGTGTTCTTTCTTGGTCCAGCCGCACGGGCCCTTAGATTGCTCCCCATAATCCCAGCGATAACGATGACAGGAATTACCTTGCTTGGCGGGACCGCGATAGAAGCGCGGGTCGTGTTAGCCTTTGGAGTCATTACTGTACGAGCGAGCAGGTTACCCGTCTCGTCGGTTGTGACCGGCACGGGACGAGTTGGTTCGGAATTGCCATTCTTAGTCATGAGGTAAGCTCCAGATCGTTAAGCGTCTTCAGGGAAAATCGTTACTTCGATATCTCCTATCTCCTTGCCAGTTGCGAGGCTGGTCCTTCCCTCCGCGTCCGTAACGCCTTCAACACTGCTACCATCTGGAAGATCCAATCGATAGCGCCGGCCAACTATCGGTTCTCCTGTCTGTGACTGAAAGAGGATTACTCGCTCATCGGTTTCAACTTCCGTGCTAGGAAACTTGATCTCATTTACATCGCCGCCACCACCTGTTGTATGAGTGAACTTTGAAGACTTGATCGCGTGGACACCTTTACTCTGCTGAGTAATCTCACCATTTCCGACATTAACTTGAGCTCCTTTGGCCGCGATCTTCACTTCTGGCGACATGATCTCAATCCCTTGGCCGGCACTGATCTTGATCTTCCCAGTTGCCGTCAGTTCGATATCACCATTGTGTGCCTGAACAAGCACGTTTCCCTTAGCCGCTACTAGCTTCATTCCTAAGCCGTGAGCAAACACGCTTACACTCTTCAAGGCCCGCACAA is a genomic window containing:
- a CDS encoding DUF3427 domain-containing protein yields the protein MTSTIAYYDQNSTSFFSSTINIDMSILHNLFLSVLHPGAQILDAGCGSGRDTKAFLDKGYRVTAFDASEELVRLASEHTNIDVQVRSFFDVKEQSSYDGIWACASLLHVPQSELPQALQALWSALKPGGAFYLSFKLGTSERVQDGRHFTDVDEPQLRAWLSVLADVESIECWLSADARPGRTEQWLNALVIRAHTTKDNLITGGDDPFLPHLSTAINQASDVDLAVAFVKTTGLRLLLPDLHSALKGDDELQRQPARVRVLTSDYLDVTDPEALRLLMLLQAQGAQVKVYESAGSSFHLKAYLFAQHNGADGLVGTAFIGSSNISRQALTNGLEWNYRIDYPGDDGFLEARSRFEELFVNPRSTPLTDAWIAQYEARRVPLPMAVAPGSLEQDPPPVPSPVQTEALFALRETRDEGFSRGLVVLATGLGKTWLAAFDAAQLGARRILFVAHREEILNQAAETFLRIRPNARVGFYAGKIRDVEVDVLCASVQTLGREVHLERFAPDHFDYIVVDEFHHAAAVTYRRLLAYFSPRFLLGLTATPDRSDQSNILSLCDDNLVFTRKLFDGINSKLLVPFHYYGIFDSSVDYTEIPWRSGRFDPEQLSNKLATLARAKHALAEWQRRKQARTLAFCVSIAHAEFMAFQFDKAGVACAAVYAGSKLSRADALERLRDGRLAIIFSVDLFNEGVDLPAIDTVMMLRPTESKILFLQQLGRGLRKSDGKAHLVVLDFIGNHKSFLHKPQALFEIDSGYKKLADFARKVEANKLSLPEGCFVNYDLELIEFLKSLDSDGIKNEYAALRDSFSRRPTLAEFYRSGASMPSMRKDYGDWFSLVDAMSDLDVDDQQIARAHQAFLRELETTAMTKSFKMVLLEAFQELEGWESQPTTTALADRSWQVLQRRRALLGDLPQAQRNLQDGASEAWHRYWLDNPINAWAGGNSSAEKKAYFRVKNGEFHPTFELSSSNTTTFGLMVQELVDYRLAAYEIRRTSAEVPDNVFPFNRNAKINVGTELPYFPNLKIACGHFKTGTADAEEYRVLGSDYGQLDGQRHFIARASGNSMNGGKHPVQDGDYLLLEHVSPTNAGAITGSIMAIERPDEYGDGFQYLLRHVVKAADGGYVLRATNPDYEDMLATDEMHTLARLKAVISPLDLAVGQSFLREDIAPLFGETYSIGNWNAGHVTLTKQNAIVLLVTVNKQGKAVDHRYLDHWIDEGTFHWQSQNSSSPSNKKGKDILEHEANGVGIHLFVRESKLENGKGAPFVYHGKVQYQSHTGSNPMSVIFKLME
- a CDS encoding very short patch repair endonuclease; this encodes MARVRGKNTQPELIVRKLVFAAGDRYRLHVCNLPDSLDLCSLREKR
- the gyrB gene encoding DNA topoisomerase (ATP-hydrolyzing) subunit B, which gives rise to MSEENAVPVPAPTPEVKNEEYGASSIQILEGLEAVRKRPGMYIGDTSDGTGLHHLVFEVLDNSIDESLAGHCTEIHVTIHSDNSISITDNGRGIPVGLKMDDKHEPKRSAAEIVLTELHAGGKFDQNSYKVSGGLHGVGVSCVNALSKLLRVTIRRDGKVHQMEFVRGVAQNRELETRDGVLVSPIKVIGETEKRGTDVHFWADETIFTHVEFHYEILAKRIRELSFLNNGVKIKLTDQRTGKEELFAFEGGTRGFVEYINKAKTVLHPTVFQATGDRMSDQNTNISVDVSMQWNDAYNEQVLCFTNNIPQRDGGTHLTGLRAAMTRVINKYIDEHDFAKKAKVEISGDDMREGLTCVLSVKVPEPKFSSQTKDKLVSSEVRGPVEEIVAKTLSDYLQEKPNDAKIICGKIVEAARAREAARKARDLTRRKGVMDGLGLSSKLADCQERDPALCELYIVEGDSAGGSAKQGRDRKFQAILPLRGKVLNVEKARFEKMLSSEQITTLIATLGTSIGPDEFNVEKLRYHRIIIMTDADVDGAHIRTLLLTLFYRQMPELVERGHIYIAQPPLYKVKAGRDERYLKDDAEEAGYMMNVALSSAVLTPREGADPIQGEALGELVRKFNLSNVIMTRLTRVIDRAALTAIMTGVTLDMSTQEASEASARALQANINDIAVKVTVRSDELNEQHQLRIERMHHGNIKVSTIDADFVESADYRVLAEAAATFTGLIGEGAYVRRGEGERTKESAVVDFHQAMQWLRDEAERVVSKQRYKGLGEMNPDQLWETTMDPTVRRLLKVQIEDAIAADQIFTTLMGDDVEPRRAFIEMNALRAGNIDV